The DNA region TGTTAGAGATTCTTAAAAAATGAGAACCTGAAAATAATCTAAAAATTGCTTCAAATGAAAACCTGTTTTTAGTAGCTTATCATAAAAATAATTTTCTATATGGTTTTTGTTTAGGTACACAAACAAAAGATTCTGCTTTTTACAAAAATCTCTAAGAATTAATCTCTAAATTATTGAGCATCAAAATTACTTTTCTTATAATCTGTAACAAACAAATGGAGAAAGTCGATTAGGGAGATTTGGTTGGGGGAAGGTTAAGAAAATCCTAAACAAAATTACCCCCAATCCTATTTTCTACTATTTAAATTATTATAAACTGATTTGTGTTTTTTTATTTCGAATTATCCACGTATACATCCCTGTAAGCCACATGGAAATTTTAAACGGAGTTAACTTAACGTTTGACGGAAATGATGAACTTATTCTGATATGAGTAATGTAAGGGACCAACTTGAAACTTTTTTAATGTAGGGAACCAACATGAAACCTAAAATAAATGTAAGGGGCGAATGTGTGTTGCGACCTTTTAAAAGAATCAGATTTGTTGGTTTATCAACTTGCCCTGGCTGTGTACAGTTTATGATTGCATACATATGCTGTACTTTTCCTCCAATACTGCAACTAACTGCACATTCTCTCGTTCTTTAAATGCAAATTACAGTGCCTGTGGCTGTTTTTGTGCTTGGAGTAGCTGTAGGACTTGAGGTGATGAGCTGCAAAATGCTTTTGATCATGTCATTGATTAGTTTTGGTGTTCTAGTAGCTTCATATGGTGAGATAAATATAAACTGGGTTGGAGTAGTTTACCAAATGGGAGGTGTTGTTGGTGAAGCGCTAAGACTTATCTTCATGGAAATTTTTGTTAAGAGAAAAGGTCTTAAGTTGAATCCTATATCTGTGATGTATTATGTTAGTCCCTGCAGGCAAGTGTTCTTTTTATATTTTTACTTATTACTGCTAAATTTAAATGGTTTGTGTGTAAACTGATGGCTTGAAAATAATTTTGAATTTTTCTGCAGTGCACTCTGCTTATTCCTTCCATGGATATTTTTAGAGAGATCAAAGATGGACGACCATGGAACATGGAACTTCCCACCTGTTTTGCTTATCCTCAATTGCCTTTGTACATTTGCTTTAAACTTGTCAGTTTTCCTTGTGATTACACATACGAGTGCTTTAACCATACGTGTTGCTGGAGTTGTTAAGGATTGGGTGGTTGTTTTACTGTCTGCTGCTCTGTTTGCTGACACAAAGTTAACAACCATCAATTTGTTTGGCTATGGAATTGGTAAGTATCTCATAATGCTTAACCTTCTAAATTTTCCTTTCTCATTTGATTATCCCTTGAGGATTTTTCACAACATTTCTCTCAAATGATTTAGCGTACTCAAAGATATTCCACAATTCAGGAAAATTGGGCAGTTCAGTATTAGGCGTTTCCTGGAAGCCTATGTGCATATTAACATATATAAATCTAGCAAACAAATACATGCCTTCATTATGGACATTGTTGTGAGCAAATCTTAGATCAATTAATCGCTAGGTTTCTCATTTTTAATCCCTTTATGTTAGGGTCTATGTGGAGATTAATGTGTGTTGTATTCTATTTTGTTTATCAACATTATCGGTCTAAAAGGTAATAGTAGGTAACATGGTTTCATATAAGTAATGCGTCAGATTTAAGTCTTGTGGATGTAACAGAGAGGCACGCACAGTGCACTTGGAGAGTTTTATCCCCCTGGCTCTATGTGGGTTTACCCAGCTCAATCCAGACTAGTTAGATTCCAAAGTGTTTTTTAGAAACCAAGTCTCAATTCATAAAGAAAATTATTGTGTCTGGTTATTATATTGTGGAGACAAGTTTGTGGAGCTGATTAAATGTACGCGGTATGTTTGATTTTTGACAAAATATTCCTTAGAGAAAGTACAAATACTGTACTCAAATTAAAAGTTTAGTAGTACAATATGCAAATATTAATTGTAAGGCTTTTGGATATGAAGCAGCTCTATATCTTATTAAATGTGAACTAAGAAATATGAGCAGCTTCTGTAACTGTGAGTGCGGCTAATCGTTTTTGTAAATATTCATACAGCCATTGCAGGTGTAGCAGCATATAATAATTTCAAATTGAAAAAGGAAGCTTCTCGAGACCCATCAAATGCTCTCGTGGCTGATGAACCTACCCAAAAGCAGGAGTCTGGGCCTTTAATAAGTAGATAGTAGCAGTCTGAATTACTCAATGTATGTATATATAATATATTTGAATTTATCTCTTTCTTCCCACATTCTTGCTTCTTTATATAGTGTGATTCCTTTTATCTCTTCCAGTTGTTCATGCCCTATGGGAACATATAGTAGATAGCAAGACAGTTCTCAGTTCTCAGATAGTGTAACAAGAAGGTATCAAATGTTCATGTAGTGGATACATATATAAACAAGCGTTACGGAGTTTCTACATTCTTATAAACCATTTCAGTCGAGAAAGTAATGTGCTGAATCAAGTGTAATATGTGTAGATGTAATACACAAACTTTATCCTTTCAAATACAGGTGTTGAGCCACGACATTTGAATTTTGAGGACTCTGAAGTTATCCCAGTGATATTTTTTTTGAAGCTATTACCGGTTTCAATCTTAGTGATTCATTATTTCAATTTGATGATCAAGATTATGAGTCCGGGCATGTATACTGTTGAATTAggagactaagagacatttgaataacCGTGTGTCTTGAAAAGCACtacggagactttattatatataaagaaattataactaattacatgatatagtcgatgtgggactattcGATATACACATATTCTTAATactatatttacaaatatcaacactccccctcaagcttgagcatataagtcaaatgcaccaagcttgttacatatataattagttCTGGGACTTCGCAGAGATTTTGTGAACACGTCTgccaattgatcattagagttgacaaaGTTTGTGACGATGTCACCTGATTCAATTTTCTCTCTGATAAAGTGACagtctatctcaatatgtttggtcctctcatggaagactggatttgaagcaatgtgcaatgcggcttgattatcacaaataagtgtcattggtcttgcttcttcaatttgaagttccttgagcaactgttttaaccaaataagttcacatgttgccattgccatggccctatactctgcctcggcgcttgatcttgcaactacgttttgtttcttacttttccaggatataaggtttcctccaacaagaacacaatacccagaggtggatcgtctatcaatgggtgaccctgcccaatcagcatcggagtatccaactatctgagtatgtcctttattttcatacactagaccttttcctggagcacatttgatgtatctcagaatccGGATAACAGCATCCATGTGTTCCTGACAAGGGGAGTTTAAGAACTGACTTACGACACTAACTGCAAAAGAAATGTCTGGACGAGTGACGgtgagataattcaactttccaaCCAATCTTCTATACCTTCCTGAGTCAGATAAAGGCCCCCCCTGATTGGGTAGTAGTTTGACACTtggatccataggagtatcagctggtttagcattcaacaaacctgtttcttccaaaatgtccatagcatatttccgctgagaaatcaccaaaccatctttagattgagctacctcaatacccaagaaatagcgaagtttaccaagatcttttgtctgaaATTGATTCGAGAGATGTTGCTTTAACTGGAATATACCCTGCTGATCACTACCAgttatgacaatatcatctacatacacaataagataaatacaccCTTGGGCTGAGTGACGATAAAAAACAGAATGATCAGCTTCACTACGGATCATACCAAACTGTTGTACTACAGTGCTGAATCTGCCGAACCAAGCTCTCGGAGAttgcttaagaccataaagagacctgcgtaacctacacaccatattcgatgactccccctgagcaacaaatccaggtggttgctccatatatacttcctcttcaagatcaccatgtaaaaaagcatttttgatgtcaagttgatgaagagaccaatgtcgaatggctgcaatggctagaagaagtctaacagatgccatcttggctacaggcgaaaaggtatcactataatccaatccaaaaatctgagtgtatcctttggctaccaaacgagctttaaatcgatcaatcttaccatctggaccaaccttcactgtataaagccaacgacaacctactaaagatttcccatggggtagaggaaccagttcccaggtaccactgctttgaagagcacacatttcatcaatcattgcttgcctccactcagggtgagataatgcttcacctggagttttaggaatagaaacagaagacaaagaagacaaacaagtatactgcaaaggggaaagacgatgataacataaatcaatataatgTGGAGAAGGATTTCGTGTTTGACGTATACCTTTTCGAAGGGCAATTGGAAGATCGGACTCAGGTTGCAGGATCAGATCCGGTGATGACGGAGGCGTCGGATGAGAGTTTTCAATGACCTCAGGGACAGGTATGACTTCAGGGACAGGTATGACTTCAGGGACAGGAACGACAGACGTTGGGTGACGACGTTGATATGTTTGAAGTGGTCGAGAAGTGGGTGGGTCAGGAGCCCTAGACTAATGGGGGATAATGGCAGGCGGGACATTAACAACTGTCGGAAAAGGTGTGGGAGTACTTTCTTGAATGGGTTCTGGAGTTACGTGACTGGACTCGAAATATGGAACCGACTCGAAGAAGGTAACATCGGCCGATACTAGGTATCGTTGTAAAGTATGTGAATAACAACGATAACCTTTTTGGGATCGATGATAACCAAGAAAGACACACTTTAGTGATCGAGCTGAGAGTTTATCAAGACCAGGAGAGAGATTGTGTACAAAACATGTGGACCCGAAGACTCGAGGAGGAATTGGGTGAAGTGGGGAATTGGGAAAAAGGATTGAATGAGGGATTTTATTGTTAAGGACAGATGAGGGCATGCGATTTATAAGGTAACATGCCGTTAGCACAGCATCCCCCAAAACCGAAGTGGAACATTACCATGGAGAAGTAGGGTTCGAGTGGTTTCTACAAGATGCCGATTTTTGCGTTCGGCTACCccgttttgttgaggtgtgtgagGGCAAGATGTTTGATGGAGAATACCATTGCGTGACATAAAATTCTGAAATTGTTGGGATAAATATTCACGGGCATTATCACTTCTTAAGGTACGGATAGACACACCGAATTGAGTTCTTATTTCTTGATAaaattgttcaaaaatagaaaataattcagacttattcttcattaaaaataaccacgtgcaacgtgaaaaatcatcaataaaggtgacaaaatacctagactcaagagtagagacagtacgcgagggaccccaaacatcggtgtgaactaaagcaaaaggggACGAAGCTCGTTTATCGACTCGATTGGGAAACTGACCACGAGTGTGTTTCCCTAGCTGACACGACTCACAATGTAAATTAGATACCTTTGATAAATTTGGCACCAACTTATGTAGTTTGGAAAGACTGGGATGACCTAACTGAGCATGGATAGTGAGTGGAGAATCTTTGGCTGAGCATGTCTGAGATGACACTGAGAGGTAATAAAGGCCTTGAGACTCACATCCGACACCAATCGTCCGTCCCGAACTCCGATCCTGTAGGATAACATTATTGTTAGTGAAGGTGACACTACAATCAAGAGAACGAGTTAAACGACTGACTGAGAGtaaattaaatggacaattagGTACATAGAGGACAGAAGTAACAGAGAGAGAAGGTAGAATTTGAACAGAACCAATCCCTTCAGATCGGGTTTGAGAACCATTGGCAGAAGTTATAGTAGGTAAGAAACCGGATGTAGAGAGGGAAGAGAAAAGATTTTTATTACCGGTAACATGATCAGACGCACCAGAATCAAGGATCCAagatccaagagaagatgattgAGAGAGACAAGCAGATGAATTACCAGTGTGTGCTACCGAAGCAGTAGAATCTAAGTTCTGATAATTTTGATACCACCTGAGGAAATCATCGTAGTTTGGCGTAAAGTTATGAGGAGTAGCCATGAGTATCGGATCTGAAACAATTACCCTATGGAGAGTGGAGCGGTGGAAAAATTGTCGGGATCAACCGTCGGAGGTGCTGTCACGTGCGGAGGTTTCTGCCGATGAAAAGTGGGGAGCGGCTGGATCGGAAGAGGCGCTTTTGCTGGAAGGTAACCGGAGAATTTTGAAAAGTGAGAGGCAAACCGGAGTGATGACACGGTTtgcaaaaaaaataaataataataataataataattcacCGGAAGACAGTGGGTCAACCGGGTAAAGCACGGCGAAGAAAGAATTGCCTCTTAGCAGGCTCTAGATACCATGTTGAATTAggagactaagagacatttgaataacCGTGTGTCTTGAAAAGCACtacggagactttattatatataaagaaattataactaattacatgatatagtcgatgtgggactattcGATATACACATATTCTTAATactatatttacaaatatcaacatATACCATTTATTATGATTGGACCTTGGGCTGGTAGCCAGGGGTATATCCGCCATTCAGGCACAGATAAAATCTTTGTAagattattttgtttttttaatgtattttgataGTGTTTGGTTCAGTGTTGGGAATCTTTGCTCCTGTCAAATTTTTTTATCTAGTTGCTTTCAATGTGTCATCCTATTCCTATACTACATGTATCCGAAGCATACTTGTGTTTTGGTATCACTGtttgataatttttttttgcCTATACTGTATTTGTAGCTTTGTGATAAAATGCTAGGCTGCCATATACCGAAGTATATTATGGATGTATAGTTGTGCAGCTTTTCAATGAGTGGTTATCTCTGTTGGCTTAATTAACATCTGAACTCCAAATCCATTGCAGATAGTAACAAGGTTATTGATTTACAATGCGCAGACTTAAACTTCTATTTGAGAAGATTGACTGGATTGCACTCCCATGAGTGCAATGGCACAATCAAACAAAGTCCCCCACTCCCATCAGTGTACAGTAAAGCCTCTAGAATTTGTATCCACAATCTTTAATTACTATTTACACCTAAAAATAATTAAAGTGTCGACTAAAATTGACAAAGATACGGTTCAAGGGTTAGTCGAATGTTCTTCAATCAAGTTAAGATTAGGTGAGTGAAACTGCAATCAAACAAGGTAGAGTTGAATCTTTCTCAAATTTATTTGGGTCAACGAGTTGTGTGAGGTGCAAGACAAAATTAAAGGAGTGAAATTTGATAGTTGGACACTTAAGGTCATTCATGATTTTACATTTGACAAATGCATAAAAGACCAACAAGGGCAATAAAGCACATGCGGGAAAATGACAACGGATTATGGGGCATCATGTATCCTAGTAGGGGGAGCATTCATTCTTACATTACAAACGAACGCAGGCGATTGATGCAACATTTCTATAGAATACAATTTTATGACCAATATGATAATTTTCTCTATAAATACTATAATTTATAAATCATTTAAGGAGAATCAATAAAAAATAAGTTATTTGCACATTTTTTCATCTATTTCACTTTACTTTATTTGTGCGTTTTGTAGTTAAGTAACTCAACATTCTCACATAGTGTACTTAACACGCTTTGGAGTATATAAGGAATTTGCAACGGAGAGAAATAGTTTCTTTTCAGCACAATTGCTTGAAGAAAAATGAATCACTGGTGAGAGATATTATTCGATCCTTCTGCTACCTTTCAAGTTTGAATATAAATTTGGCATGTCCAATAGGATCTTATGGTCAAAACTACATCCAAAAGGTCTAAAATACGTTTAACATATACCACATATGATTTAGAAAGAATCTTAGCAACATGGATCAACCATCTCCATCATCAACGAGGATGTCAGACCAACAACTCTCTGATGGACCTCCATAAATAATGAAAATCCTAACATATGTGGTTCCTCCCACTATTTTTGAACCAACGTTATTTGATTTGTCAGAGGAACCAATGATAATAATGCATTTTTAAACAATAGTTGTGCATTAGGATACATGATATCGTGTATCTGATCTCTCAATAATTAGTTTACATCGTAGGACATATGGTTCATAATAAGGTCCAACAACTTATGAAATTAGAGACCAAACAAGTTAATTCTAGTGATAATTTTGTCACATCTACCATATAATGAGTATGGGGAAATCAAGATCAAATAGACATTTCTACCCAACATTTTTCGATCAATGCAATGGTAAGGACATCCCAATTCTAGTTTATTCTTATACAACATACACCATTTACTCTATAATTTTCAACCTAGTACTTTTTTTTATAGTTAAGTCTATAGGTCACTCAATGGCGAATGTTACGTAAAATCAAACTAATCTTCAACTTGGACTGGTACATATGGAAAGAAGGTCATGTGGAGTAGTCAAACAAATTAGTATACAAGAAATATCGTCTTATGGAAGCATTATGCAAGAGAACAACATGACTTACACTAGAGGATAAACATTAAGCCTGATAACAGGAATCCAAAGACCAATTGTGAACTATTTGACTCAACGCCATGAGAAAGTTACACACCTATATTGGGTAATACCACAACATACCCTCTACAAACGAATGGATTAGTTCCACCCTTGGTGGATTTGATGATACATATATCAATTATAGGTTATGCTGGTGAACAATCAAAAGTTAAAAATCCACATTCCTAATGTAATGCACTAGTTCTATTTGGAACTTTTATGATAAACAATTTCAAGAAGAATAAAGAGAATAAATATGGGATGAAGGTTCAAGAAACACAAGAAAAGGGATTTTGAATTGGTTTTTAGATTTAAATTTTTTTGCAACCCAAGAACTCAAACAGCAAAGATCAGACAAAGACAAACAACACAGGTATTTTTATCCTTACTTGTTGTTAACGAAGTTATGTCCAATCCACCTTCCTAAGTGATTTTTCCTtctcaataaggacttaatctAATAATCAAATTGATTATAAACTCAAAGACAACTTGTCTAAGACTTCTTGAGAATTCTGAATATAACCTAGTATCTTAATAAATTACAACTCAAAGACTAATTGTCAATGACTTCTTGAGGCTTCTATGTGTACCCTAGTCCCTCAAGGAATTTAACTACAGTTAAGTAAAATATTTGTGTTTACAAATTGCTTCTAAATAAGCAGAATACACACAATGAAATCCAGGTATTACACTTGATAATATTTGAAATGAAGTTCAAGGTGTTTCTTCTATTTTCTCATTCTTAAAGATGATTTGGTTTATTGAATTTTCTTCATCGTGAAGTTTCTTCCAGTTCTGCATAATCGTCATATTTTAACAATTCCTCTGTCCTATTTTTATAGTTGGAAAATAAGAACGTTGGAGGATAGAATTAGATACTTCTTTAATAGTGCACCACAACTGTAGAGTATGTAGGTTCAACCTTAAATCATGGGTGGTGATCAGAAAATATTTAATAGtcgttgtaagaccccaattttgaccttaagacccctcatgcaatttcatcataagcattagcattgggatcataccttgacatcctccttaccccttcttcattgggtttgttttgggagggatcaccaagcactttgtgattatatcatacttgtattttatcatttcactaactaaaataccaaaaacatatttttgcatttgtctaactcttttgtaggaagggcatgattccattgattcatcaagttcacatctagggtttgagaccctcatgaacaaataGCACAAACAataattgattcaataatggttatgaacatcatacatgagtcccaatgttctctacatgttatattgatcaagttttcttcaagagtttaagggtgatttgtcttggaaaccctagtttgactgggtatcttgagtaacttctccaacaagctatctcaccatttgatcaaatttcggaagggacacttcaaaattcaccATCTCATacatatattatctaccatgagccaagaaagtcaagagaattggaagttagcaagttggttgatggtagttggtcagatggattcatcttatcaaaactgggtctccctagacccaatctcctacaattttcaccatataaaaatgattccaaaatccaaattactctaaatgacattccaaacaacttccatgttgagacctagagctagttttgcttggaaaatcattttctatattgaaacattataggtcattttgtctaaaccctaatttgaaagtcaacttcccaaggccatagcttgctcaatttttatgcgatgaaagatttccaagtttcacaatcaaattcaatgtgtatacttcaactttgatgttcgtagtgggagctaattcaacttttttgagcatgtgatatgaggttacattataggtcacttttgacctataccattgatcaagtgatttttccaaactccaaaaatgcataactctatcatttaaaatccaaatgacatgaaattggtgactattttgaaggtatttgagagagctacaacttttatgaagacacttttctcatttgaagttcctataaaaagttaagcaaggtggaatattgagacatatggcttgacacttagaaaaattttgatatgtcaaacatttccaaacttccacctcaaatttctccaagttccaagctccaaatgaaaaagtgttgaacatgaaagttgttcctcttgatctaacatttcaaaagagctcaaattcattcattttggacaagaaatgcataggttgcacatggcttaaacaaggtaacatcacttggcaaggatcaaacttcaaacatcaatgcgcacttgccttgcaatccaagcttacttcagaCCATCCaatattcatttgtggacctcaagcaatgatttcatgggcttgtgcacgcccatgcacccttgcatcaccatttgccaaaattggaaagtgatttgaagtgtgtaattatcaactgttttggctataaatagagtttcaattgctcagaaatggACACACATtggcgccagctttgatccctcatctcaaaccctcactttgcaaaggataagcctgagaaattcttttgaatttgaggttgaatttccactgttttgaaattcaaatctccaggaatccacagcctcTTAATCATCGAATCCTTCTCCTGCAAGTAAGTGGAGTGAGctcaagcacaagcaagatcaagatcagttgaatccagacctccattgaaggtattttccataaattttgaactcttcaattctctcaaattattgctcaattctattgattctttggttgtctgaagtcctaccaatgtaggcaagaagattgagttgctttgaggctaaatcgaagcaactcagttcatgtacctcaaatttcaactccatgtatctctcaatatacttggagttagagtgaattgaggtcagattcgagctcaatgccatttttactttaaaatcatgtccttgtttttcattttggtgatggttgatggtggaccagtccggtgaggtccaccagagaagatgatcggagctctGACTCCGGCAATGCGTTGGCAAggctctgaaccacatgatccatccATTATattttaatcctgagcgttggttttgattaccaaaGTTACCGcgcgctgactaaggtctatgGTGGATAACGCGCTCCTGGCCACTT from Lathyrus oleraceus cultivar Zhongwan6 chromosome 1, CAAS_Psat_ZW6_1.0, whole genome shotgun sequence includes:
- the LOC127120193 gene encoding probable sugar phosphate/phosphate translocator At3g14410, encoding MADPKNEGFLTYAYLLLYIALSSGQIFFNKWVLSSKEINFPYPLALTLLHMVFSSVVCFVLTKVLKVLKVEEGMTSEIYATSVVPIGAMFAMTLWLGNTAYLYISVAFAQMLKAIMPVAVFVLGVAVGLEVMSCKMLLIMSLISFGVLVASYGEININWVGVVYQMGGVVGEALRLIFMEIFVKRKGLKLNPISVMYYVSPCSALCLFLPWIFLERSKMDDHGTWNFPPVLLILNCLCTFALNLSVFLVITHTSALTIRVAGVVKDWVVVLLSAALFADTKLTTINLFGYGIAIAGVAAYNNFKLKKEASRDPSNALVADEPTQKQESGPLISR